TGCACCGGCGTGGGTATCGCTGGACCACAGCCCGACCAGCCACGTGTCGTCCGACCAGGGGGCCACGGCGTCGAAGCGGACGGGCGTGGCGAAGGTGCGTGTCCACGCGCGTGCGAGCCGGACGGGGAAGTGACCACTCACGCCCGCACGATCGGCGAGTTCGCTCTTGCCCAGGCCCCGCGCGCGGCGCAGAGGCCGGATGCGGGCGGCCGCGAGGCCATCGGAGACGTCGAGACTCCGTCGGGATCCAGTCATCGGTCCGGTCGGGCTGGGGCCGGGGGCGACAAGATCAGGACCAGATGATCGCATCCCCTTCGGATTCAGGTAGGACCGAGTCCGGATCCGGGCGGCGGCCCGGCCGGGAGCGGGCGTCGGGTTCCGATGTGGTGCGCTCTCGAGGGCTGTGCGACGATGCACACCGCATCCATCGCAGATCATCGCGACTCCGAGCCATCACCGCTCCCGGAGGTCGCCGCGGCCGCCTCGGTGTCGTATCGTGTCGGCCCGCCGCCGCCCGGGTCGCGCTCGCCGCCGGCCGGGCGACCGCGCACCGCCGTCCCGAATCCGCCCCGGAGCGCCCTGGAACACCGAACGGGAGAACCGACGTGAAGTTCGACCTGAGCAGCGAGCAGGAGCTCATCCGCAAGACCGCGCGGGAGTTCGCCGAGAAGGAGATCACTCCCCACGCCGCCCGGTGGGACCAGAACGAGGAGTTCCCCGCCGAGACCGTGAAGAAGCTCGGGGAGCTGGGCTTCATGGGGATCGCCGTGCCCGAGCAGTGGGGCGGCGCCGGTATGGACAACCTCAGCTACATCCTGGCGGTCGAGGAGATCAGCCGGGCCTGCGGCAGCGTCGGCGTGATCATGTCGGTGAACAACTCGCTGGCCTGCTGGCCGCTGCAGGCCTTCGGCACCGACGCGCAGAAAGAGGAATGGCTGGAGCCGTTGGCCAGCGGTCAGAAGCTCGGCGCCTATTGCCTGAGCGAGCCCCAGGCGGGCACCGACGCCGCTGCACAGAAGACCACGGCGAACCCCGACGGCGACGGCTGGGTGCTCAACGGTACCAAGAACTTCATCACCAACGGCGCGCACGCCGACACCTTCATCGTGTTCGCCATGACGGACCTCACGAAGGGACACAAGGGCATCAGCGCCTTCGTGGTCGACGCGCACGCGCCGGGCGTGGCGGTGGCGCACACCGAGCACAAGATGGGCATCCGCGCCAGCGACACCGCGCAGATCACCCTCGACGACGTGAAGCTGCGCGGCGATCAGTTGCTGGGCGAGATCAAGGACGGCTTCAAGATCGCCATGCAGACCCTCGACGGCGGACGCATCGGCATCGCCGCCAAGGCACTGGGCATCGCC
This genomic interval from Candidatus Krumholzibacteriia bacterium contains the following:
- a CDS encoding acyl-CoA dehydrogenase, giving the protein MKFDLSSEQELIRKTAREFAEKEITPHAARWDQNEEFPAETVKKLGELGFMGIAVPEQWGGAGMDNLSYILAVEEISRACGSVGVIMSVNNSLACWPLQAFGTDAQKEEWLEPLASGQKLGAYCLSEPQAGTDAAAQKTTANPDGDGWVLNGTKNFITNGAHADTFIVFAMTDLTKGHKGISAFVVDAHAPGVAVAHTEHKMGIRASDTAQITLDDVKLRGDQLLGEIKDGFKIAMQTLDGGRIGIAAKALGIAQASIDHSIAYAKERSQFGRPIAQFQAIQFKIAEMTLRTEAARLLTYRAAAVKDQGRRHSNESALAKLAASTASVYCSEEAVQIFGGNGYSKEYPVEKLMRDAKICDIYEGTNEVQKMVISATALA